A genomic region of Mycolicibacterium poriferae contains the following coding sequences:
- a CDS encoding helix-turn-helix domain-containing protein has product MKKTTQSRDQLLTELRSAYERGASIRNLAASTGRSYGSVHSLLRESGTTMRSRGGPNHRRRT; this is encoded by the coding sequence ATGAAGAAAACCACCCAGTCCAGGGACCAGTTGCTCACCGAGCTCCGCAGCGCCTACGAGCGCGGAGCCAGCATCCGGAACCTGGCGGCGTCGACCGGTCGGTCGTACGGCTCGGTCCACAGTCTGCTCCGTGAATCGGGTACCACGATGCGCAGTCGCGGCGGCCCCAACCACCGGCGCCGGACGTAG
- the ripA gene encoding NlpC/P60 family peptidoglycan endopeptidase RipA, with product MRRTPGAPASRLCAVSLAFGMVVTVPNLGPSLALAQPASSDTLAELVTEVATVNQKLQDLGAAIQSQQESVNKAILEVKTARDTAAAAQQEVDASAQRVEQANGAITDAQKRFDTFAAAMYVNGPSSSYLTASDPVDILNTAAAGETLAISSRRVMTELQSARVEQVNKESAARLAKQQADAAVSAAEASQQDAVDALTGAQETFKSQQAELDRLTAERQQAQAKLAEARTLAAPSSPAGAGRPAAAPGSSSSGAPAPAKPGAANPNWDVDPATGNRETAWDMTLPQIPSAFVSGDPIQIINAVIKIITTSLEITQNLGRKFLQSLGLLPTETGITNGAIPAVAGPQATELVIRRGMSQLGVPYSWGGGNAAGPSRGIDHGAGTVGFDCSGLMLYMFAGVGIKLDHYSGSQYNAGRKVPSSQMRRGDMIFYGPNASQHVAMYLGDGKMLEAPYTGSVVKISPVRTSGMTPFVTRMIEW from the coding sequence ATGAGACGCACCCCTGGCGCCCCCGCTTCGCGGCTGTGTGCGGTGTCCCTGGCGTTCGGCATGGTCGTGACCGTGCCGAACCTGGGGCCCAGCCTGGCACTGGCGCAGCCCGCAAGCTCTGACACCTTGGCCGAGCTCGTCACCGAGGTGGCCACCGTCAACCAGAAGCTGCAGGATCTCGGAGCGGCTATCCAGTCGCAGCAGGAGAGTGTCAACAAGGCCATTCTGGAGGTCAAGACCGCGCGGGACACCGCCGCGGCTGCGCAGCAGGAAGTCGACGCCAGCGCACAGCGCGTCGAGCAGGCCAATGGCGCGATCACCGACGCCCAGAAGCGATTCGACACCTTCGCCGCCGCGATGTACGTCAACGGCCCGTCGAGTTCGTACCTGACGGCCTCGGATCCGGTCGACATCCTCAACACCGCCGCGGCCGGCGAGACGCTCGCGATCAGCTCCCGCCGGGTGATGACCGAGCTGCAGAGCGCCCGCGTCGAACAGGTCAACAAGGAGTCCGCAGCGCGACTGGCCAAACAGCAGGCCGACGCGGCCGTTTCGGCGGCCGAGGCCAGCCAGCAGGACGCCGTCGACGCGCTGACCGGCGCCCAGGAGACGTTCAAGTCCCAGCAGGCCGAGCTCGACCGCCTCACCGCCGAACGTCAGCAGGCCCAGGCGAAACTGGCCGAGGCGCGGACCCTGGCCGCGCCCAGCAGCCCGGCCGGGGCCGGCCGGCCCGCCGCCGCACCCGGGTCCTCCTCGTCCGGCGCGCCAGCGCCGGCCAAGCCGGGCGCGGCAAACCCGAACTGGGACGTCGACCCGGCCACCGGGAACCGCGAGACCGCCTGGGACATGACGCTGCCGCAGATCCCGAGCGCGTTCGTCAGCGGCGACCCGATCCAGATCATCAATGCGGTGATCAAGATCATCACGACGTCGCTCGAGATCACCCAGAACCTGGGCCGCAAGTTCCTGCAGAGCCTCGGCCTGCTGCCGACCGAAACCGGCATCACCAACGGTGCCATCCCCGCGGTCGCCGGACCCCAGGCCACCGAGCTGGTGATCCGGCGCGGCATGTCGCAGCTGGGCGTGCCGTACTCGTGGGGCGGCGGCAACGCGGCCGGACCCAGCCGCGGCATCGATCACGGTGCAGGAACCGTCGGGTTCGACTGCTCGGGGCTGATGCTGTACATGTTCGCCGGCGTCGGCATCAAGCTGGACCACTACTCGGGCTCGCAGTACAACGCGGGCCGCAAGGTGCCGTCCTCGCAGATGCGCCGCGGCGACATGATCTTCTACGGCCCCAACGCCAGCCAGCACGTGGCGATGTACCTCGGCGACGGCAAGATGCTCGAGGCGCCCTACACCGGTTCGGTGGTCAAGATCTCGCCGGTGCGCACCAGCGGCATGACCCCCTTCGTCACCCGAATGATCGAGTGGTGA
- a CDS encoding Rv1476 family membrane protein — protein MTEAQFVGFLPGYIPPEIDMDRVQSDVADDGISVAPAYQADIPALRQVVADAREQGIDLKIVAIDVNPPIDTPLRDIASEVGMANPGSTVLAMSPSYAGTYSTDFDRVTLEAGEDLAETGNPVQSSTNFVGELTDSHFAWTPFTIVVIFVTVLAVVTTRMLQKWGKRATGSKAASTSVD, from the coding sequence GTGACCGAAGCTCAGTTCGTCGGGTTTCTGCCGGGGTACATCCCGCCCGAGATCGACATGGACCGGGTGCAGAGCGATGTCGCCGACGACGGTATCAGCGTCGCGCCCGCGTATCAGGCCGACATTCCCGCGCTGCGCCAGGTCGTCGCCGACGCTCGCGAACAGGGCATCGACCTCAAGATCGTGGCGATCGACGTCAACCCTCCGATCGACACGCCGCTTCGCGACATCGCCTCCGAGGTGGGGATGGCGAACCCCGGTTCGACGGTGCTGGCGATGAGCCCCTCGTACGCCGGGACCTACAGCACCGACTTCGATCGGGTCACGCTCGAGGCCGGTGAGGACTTGGCCGAGACCGGCAACCCGGTGCAGTCGTCGACCAATTTCGTCGGCGAGTTGACCGATTCTCACTTTGCGTGGACGCCATTCACCATTGTGGTCATTTTCGTCACCGTCTTGGCCGTCGTGACCACCCGCATGCTGCAGAAATGGGGCAAACGGGCAACCGGGTCGAAGGCAGCGTCCACCAGCGTCGATTAA
- the ripB gene encoding NlpC/P60 family peptidoglycan endopeptidase RipB → MPVRRLLVALVAVAGVAFGPIAPASAQPAAGQWDPTLPKLISAGAPGDPLAIANASLAATAQATEVTMNLGRKFLQTIGLVPADAPASVAPGTVRGPAAIEYAIRRGGSQMGVPYSWGGGKPSGPSTGVDSGANTVGFDCSGFTQFSYAGVGVLIPKYSGDQYNTGRKVPVSQAKRGDLLFWGPGGSQHVAMYLGGGKMLESASSAGRVTVSPVRTAGLQPYAVRVIET, encoded by the coding sequence ATCCCCGTGCGCCGCCTGCTCGTCGCGTTGGTGGCCGTCGCCGGTGTCGCGTTCGGCCCGATCGCTCCCGCCTCCGCCCAGCCCGCGGCCGGACAGTGGGACCCCACCTTGCCGAAGCTCATCAGTGCGGGCGCTCCGGGTGACCCGCTGGCCATCGCCAACGCGTCGCTGGCCGCCACCGCGCAGGCCACCGAGGTCACCATGAACCTCGGGCGCAAATTCCTGCAGACCATCGGTCTGGTGCCCGCCGATGCGCCCGCGAGTGTGGCGCCGGGAACCGTGCGCGGTCCGGCCGCCATCGAATACGCCATCCGGCGCGGCGGCAGCCAGATGGGTGTGCCCTATTCCTGGGGAGGCGGCAAGCCCAGCGGTCCCAGCACCGGGGTCGACTCCGGCGCCAACACCGTCGGATTCGACTGTTCCGGATTCACCCAGTTCTCCTACGCCGGGGTGGGCGTGTTGATCCCGAAGTACTCCGGCGATCAGTACAACACCGGCCGCAAGGTGCCCGTCTCGCAAGCCAAGCGTGGAGACCTGCTGTTCTGGGGACCCGGCGGCAGCCAGCACGTCGCGATGTACCTCGGCGGCGGGAAGATGCTCGAGTCGGCCAGCAGTGCGGGCCGGGTGACCGTGAGCCCGGTGCGCACGGCAGGCCTGCAGCCCTACGCGGTGCGCGTCATCGAAACCTGA
- a CDS encoding ABC-F family ATP-binding cassette domain-containing protein: protein MITATDLEVRAGARTLLSTEGSALRVQPGDRIGLVGRNGAGKTTTMRILAGEGEPYAGSISRSGEIGYLPQDPREGDLDMLARDRVLSARGLDTLLADLEKQQVLMAEVADDTARDKAVRRYGQLEERFAALGGYAAESEAGRICASLGLPERVLTQPLRTLSGGQRRRVELARILFAASDGAGGGAGSQTTLLLDEPTNHLDADSIGWLRTFLQNHSGGLVVISHNVELLADVVNRVWFLDAVRGEADVYNMGWQKYLDARATDEARRRRERANAERKAAALRTQAAKMGAKATKAVAAQNMLRRADRMMAALDEERVADKVARIKFPTPAACGRTPLVVKGLTKNYGSLEVFTGVDLAIDRGSRVVVLGLNGAGKTTLLRLLAGVETPDAGVMEPGHGCKIGYFAQEHDTLDDHASVWENIRHAAPDTGEQDLRGLLGAFMFTGAQLEQPAGTLSGGEKTRLALAGLVASTANVLLLDEPTNNLDPASREQVLDALRSYVGAVVLVTHDPGAAEALDPQRVVLLPDGTEDFWSEQYRDLIELA, encoded by the coding sequence GTGATCACCGCAACGGACCTCGAGGTCCGCGCCGGGGCGCGCACACTGCTCTCCACCGAGGGATCGGCGCTTCGGGTCCAGCCGGGTGACCGGATCGGGCTGGTGGGGCGCAACGGCGCGGGCAAGACGACGACGATGAGGATCCTGGCTGGCGAAGGTGAGCCCTACGCCGGATCGATCTCCCGATCGGGTGAGATCGGATACCTGCCGCAGGATCCCCGCGAAGGCGATCTGGACATGCTCGCCCGGGACCGGGTGCTGTCCGCGCGCGGTCTGGACACGCTGCTGGCCGACCTGGAGAAGCAGCAGGTGCTGATGGCCGAGGTGGCCGACGACACGGCCCGCGACAAGGCGGTCCGCCGCTACGGCCAACTCGAGGAACGTTTCGCGGCGCTGGGCGGCTACGCGGCCGAGAGCGAGGCCGGTCGTATCTGCGCCAGCCTCGGCCTGCCCGAGCGGGTGTTGACGCAGCCGTTGCGCACGCTGTCGGGCGGTCAGCGGCGCCGGGTGGAGCTGGCGAGGATCCTGTTCGCCGCCAGCGACGGCGCCGGCGGCGGGGCCGGCTCCCAGACCACGCTGCTGCTCGACGAACCGACCAACCACCTCGACGCCGACTCGATCGGCTGGTTGCGCACGTTCCTGCAGAACCACAGCGGCGGACTCGTGGTGATCAGCCACAACGTCGAGTTGCTCGCCGACGTGGTCAACCGGGTGTGGTTCCTCGACGCCGTGCGAGGTGAAGCCGATGTGTACAACATGGGCTGGCAGAAGTATCTCGATGCCCGCGCCACCGACGAAGCGCGCCGGCGTCGCGAGCGCGCCAACGCCGAACGCAAAGCCGCCGCACTGCGGACCCAGGCTGCCAAGATGGGCGCCAAGGCCACCAAAGCCGTTGCCGCACAGAACATGCTGCGTCGCGCTGACCGCATGATGGCCGCGCTGGACGAGGAGCGGGTGGCCGACAAGGTGGCGCGGATCAAATTCCCCACCCCGGCCGCATGCGGACGTACCCCGCTGGTGGTCAAGGGACTGACCAAGAACTACGGCTCACTGGAGGTGTTCACCGGCGTCGATCTGGCGATCGACCGCGGCTCGCGGGTCGTCGTGCTGGGCCTCAACGGTGCAGGCAAAACCACGCTGCTGCGGCTTCTCGCCGGGGTGGAGACCCCCGATGCGGGTGTGATGGAACCGGGCCATGGCTGCAAGATCGGTTATTTCGCGCAGGAGCACGACACTCTCGACGACCACGCCTCGGTGTGGGAGAACATCCGCCACGCGGCGCCGGACACCGGCGAACAGGACCTGCGCGGTTTGCTGGGCGCCTTCATGTTCACCGGCGCCCAGCTCGAGCAGCCGGCCGGCACGTTGTCCGGTGGCGAGAAAACGCGCCTGGCGCTGGCCGGTCTGGTCGCGTCCACCGCCAACGTGCTGTTGCTGGACGAGCCGACGAACAACCTGGATCCGGCGTCTCGCGAACAGGTCCTCGACGCGTTGCGCAGCTACGTCGGGGCGGTGGTGCTGGTCACGCACGACCCGGGCGCCGCCGAAGCCCTCGATCCGCAGCGCGTGGTACTGCTTCCCGACGGCACCGAGGATTTCTGGTCGGAGCAATACCGCGATCTGATCGAATTGGCCTGA
- the acnA gene encoding aconitate hydratase AcnA yields the protein MNSFGARDTLEVGDNNYEIYRLDAVPGTEKLPYSLKVLAENLLRTEDGANITKDHIDAIANWDPSAEPSIEIQFTPARVVMQDFTGVPCIVDLATMREAVGDLGGDIDKVNPLAPAELVIDHSVIVDVFGSADAFERNVDIEYERNGERYQFLRWGQGAFDDFKVVPPGTGIVHQVNIEYLARTVMVRESDGTKVAYPDTCVGTDSHTTMVNGLGVLGWGVGGIEAEAAMLGQPVSMLIPRVVGFKLTGEIKPGVTATDVVLTVTDMLRKHGVVGKFVEFYGEGVAEVPLANRATLGNMSPEFGSTAAIFPIDEVTIDYLRLTGRDEDQLALVEAYAKAQGMWHDPSREPEFSEYLELDLGDVVPSIAGPKRPQDRIELSDAKNAFRKDIHNYVEENHPAPETKLDEAVDESFPASDSVSLSFADDDAVDVASAANGSEGRPTKPVKVTSAERGEFVLDHGAVVVAAITSCTNTSNPSVMLGAALLARNAVEKGLSAKPWVKTSMAPGSQVVSDYYDKAGLWPYLEKLGFYLVGYGCTTCIGNTGPLPEEISKAVNDEDLTVTAVLSGNRNFEGRISPDVKMNYLASPPLVIAYALAGTMDFDFEADPLGQDSDGNDVFLKDIWPSPKDISDTIASAINQEMFTKNYADVFKGDERWRNLPTPEGKTFEWDSDSTYVRKPPYFDGMPAEPEPISDIKGARVLALLGDSVTTDHISPAGSIKKGTPAAQYLEANGVEQKDFNSYGSRRGNHEVMIRGTFANIRLRNQLLDDVSGGYTRDFTQDGGPQAFIYDAAQNYEKAGIPLVVLGGKEYGSGSSRDWAAKGTTLLGVRAVIAESFERIHRSNLIGMGVIPLQFPEGESAASLKLDGTEVFDIAGIEELNNGKTPKTVKVTAKKEDGSKVEFDGVVRIDTPGEADYYRNGGILQFVLRNMLKP from the coding sequence CTGAACTCGTTCGGAGCACGCGACACGCTCGAGGTGGGAGACAACAACTACGAGATCTACCGCCTCGACGCCGTTCCCGGGACCGAGAAACTTCCTTACAGCCTCAAGGTTCTCGCGGAGAACCTGCTGCGCACCGAAGACGGTGCCAACATCACCAAAGACCACATCGATGCGATCGCCAACTGGGATCCGTCGGCCGAGCCGAGCATCGAGATCCAGTTCACGCCGGCCCGCGTGGTCATGCAGGACTTCACCGGCGTGCCCTGCATCGTCGACCTGGCCACCATGCGCGAGGCGGTCGGCGACCTGGGCGGCGACATCGACAAGGTCAACCCGCTGGCCCCCGCCGAGCTCGTGATCGACCACTCGGTCATCGTCGACGTGTTCGGCAGCGCCGACGCGTTCGAGCGCAACGTCGACATCGAGTACGAGCGCAATGGCGAGCGTTATCAGTTCCTGCGCTGGGGCCAGGGCGCCTTCGACGACTTCAAGGTCGTCCCACCCGGAACCGGCATCGTGCATCAGGTCAACATCGAGTACCTGGCTCGCACCGTGATGGTGCGCGAGAGCGACGGGACCAAGGTCGCCTACCCGGACACCTGTGTCGGCACCGACAGCCACACCACGATGGTCAACGGCCTCGGCGTGCTGGGTTGGGGCGTCGGCGGCATCGAGGCCGAGGCGGCGATGCTCGGCCAGCCGGTCTCCATGCTCATCCCCCGCGTCGTCGGCTTCAAGCTGACCGGGGAGATCAAGCCCGGCGTGACCGCCACCGACGTCGTGCTGACCGTGACCGACATGCTCCGCAAGCACGGCGTGGTCGGCAAGTTCGTGGAGTTCTACGGTGAGGGCGTGGCCGAGGTGCCGCTGGCCAACCGCGCCACGCTGGGCAACATGAGCCCGGAGTTCGGTTCCACCGCAGCGATTTTCCCGATCGACGAGGTCACCATCGACTATCTGCGGCTGACGGGTCGCGACGAGGACCAGCTGGCGCTGGTGGAAGCCTACGCCAAGGCGCAGGGGATGTGGCACGACCCGAGCCGCGAGCCCGAGTTCTCCGAGTACCTCGAGCTCGATCTGGGCGACGTCGTGCCGTCCATCGCGGGCCCGAAGCGCCCGCAGGACCGTATCGAGCTCTCCGACGCCAAGAACGCGTTCCGCAAGGACATCCACAACTACGTCGAAGAGAACCACCCCGCCCCCGAGACGAAGCTCGACGAAGCCGTCGACGAGTCGTTCCCGGCCAGCGACTCGGTGTCGCTGTCGTTCGCCGACGACGACGCCGTCGACGTGGCGTCGGCGGCCAACGGCTCCGAAGGGCGTCCCACCAAGCCGGTCAAGGTGACCTCCGCCGAACGCGGCGAGTTCGTCCTCGACCACGGTGCGGTGGTCGTCGCAGCCATCACCTCCTGCACCAACACCTCCAACCCGTCGGTGATGCTGGGCGCGGCGCTGCTGGCCCGCAACGCCGTCGAGAAGGGTCTGTCGGCCAAGCCGTGGGTCAAGACCTCGATGGCGCCCGGCTCCCAGGTGGTCAGCGACTACTACGACAAAGCCGGCCTGTGGCCGTACCTGGAGAAGCTGGGCTTCTACCTGGTCGGCTACGGCTGCACCACGTGCATCGGCAACACCGGTCCGCTGCCGGAGGAGATTTCCAAGGCCGTCAACGACGAAGACCTGACCGTGACCGCGGTGCTGTCGGGCAACCGCAACTTCGAAGGCCGCATCTCCCCCGATGTGAAGATGAACTACCTCGCCTCCCCGCCGCTGGTGATCGCCTACGCACTGGCCGGAACCATGGACTTCGACTTCGAGGCTGATCCGCTGGGCCAGGACTCCGACGGCAACGACGTCTTCCTCAAGGACATCTGGCCCTCGCCGAAGGACATCTCCGACACCATCGCCTCGGCCATCAACCAGGAGATGTTCACCAAGAACTACGCCGATGTCTTCAAGGGCGATGAACGGTGGCGCAATCTGCCCACGCCCGAAGGCAAGACCTTCGAATGGGATTCGGACTCGACGTATGTCCGCAAGCCTCCGTACTTCGACGGCATGCCCGCCGAGCCGGAGCCCATCTCTGACATCAAGGGCGCCAGAGTGCTTGCTCTGCTTGGTGATTCGGTCACCACCGACCACATCTCGCCGGCGGGCAGCATCAAGAAGGGCACGCCGGCGGCGCAGTACCTGGAGGCCAACGGCGTCGAACAGAAGGACTTCAACTCCTACGGATCGCGGCGCGGCAACCACGAGGTGATGATCCGCGGGACCTTCGCCAACATCCGGTTGCGTAACCAGTTGCTCGACGACGTCTCCGGTGGTTACACCCGTGACTTCACCCAGGATGGCGGGCCGCAGGCCTTCATCTACGACGCCGCGCAGAACTACGAGAAGGCCGGCATCCCGCTGGTCGTGCTCGGCGGCAAGGAGTACGGATCGGGCTCGTCGCGCGACTGGGCGGCCAAGGGCACCACGCTGCTGGGCGTGCGCGCGGTGATCGCCGAGTCCTTCGAACGCATCCACCGCTCCAACCTGATCGGCATGGGCGTCATCCCGCTGCAGTTCCCCGAAGGCGAGTCGGCGGCGTCGCTCAAGCTCGACGGCACCGAGGTGTTCGACATCGCGGGCATCGAGGAACTGAACAACGGCAAGACGCCCAAGACGGTCAAGGTGACCGCGAAGAAAGAGGACGGGTCAAAGGTCGAGTTCGACGGGGTCGTGCGCATCGACACCCCCGGCGAAGCCGACTATTACCGCAACGGCGGCATCCTGCAGTTCGTGCTGCGCAACATGTTGAAGCCCTAG
- a CDS encoding TetR/AcrR family transcriptional regulator gives MPRVTEDHLAARRRQILDGARRCFAEYGYESATVRRLEETIGLSRGAIFHHFRDKDTLFFELAREDAERMADVAAREGLIQVMRDLLAAPEQFDWLATRLEIARKLRNDPAFSRGWAERSAELSAATAERLRRQKQAGRLRDDVPGDVLRTYLELVLDGLVARLASGDDPEKLSAVLDLVEDSVRQP, from the coding sequence ATGCCCAGGGTCACCGAGGATCATCTGGCGGCCCGCCGCCGCCAGATCCTCGACGGCGCCCGGCGGTGTTTCGCGGAATACGGCTATGAAAGCGCGACCGTGCGGCGGCTCGAGGAAACCATCGGGCTGTCGCGCGGCGCGATCTTTCACCACTTCCGCGACAAGGACACACTGTTCTTCGAACTCGCCCGCGAGGACGCGGAGCGGATGGCCGACGTCGCTGCCCGTGAGGGGCTGATCCAGGTGATGCGCGACCTGCTCGCCGCGCCGGAGCAATTCGACTGGCTGGCCACCCGGCTGGAGATCGCGCGCAAACTGCGCAACGACCCGGCGTTCAGCCGCGGCTGGGCGGAGCGGTCAGCGGAGTTGTCCGCCGCCACCGCCGAGCGGCTCCGACGCCAGAAGCAGGCCGGGCGCCTGCGCGACGATGTGCCCGGCGACGTTCTGCGCACGTATCTCGAACTGGTGCTGGATGGGCTGGTGGCCCGGCTGGCCTCCGGCGACGATCCGGAAAAGCTCAGCGCGGTACTCGATCTGGTCGAGGACTCGGTGCGTCAGCCCTGA
- the moxR1 gene encoding chaperone MoxR1, giving the protein MTAPSGPPQGSGGFPGQAPAPGYSPGAHAAPSAGQSGASGTNGGMQHEVHTLERAIFEVKRIIVGQDQLVERMLVGLLAKGHVLLEGVPGVAKTLAVETFAKVVGGTFARIQFTPDLVPTDIVGTRIYRQGKEEFDIELGPCVVNFLLADEINRAPAKVQSALLEIMAERKISIGGQTFPLPSPFLVMATQNPIEQEGVYQLPEAQRDRFLFKLNVGYPSPEEEREIIYRMGVKPPEPKQILNTGDLLRLQDTAANNFVHHALVDYVVRIVTATREPEKFGMPDAKAWIAYGASPRASLGIIAAARALALVRGRDYVIPQDVVEIIPDVLRHRLVLTYDALADEVSSETVINRIMQTVALPQVNAIPQQGPSASPGVPAAAAAGGR; this is encoded by the coding sequence ATGACCGCACCGAGTGGGCCGCCGCAGGGCTCTGGAGGATTTCCCGGGCAGGCCCCGGCACCCGGCTACTCCCCGGGTGCGCATGCCGCACCGAGCGCCGGACAGTCAGGTGCGTCGGGCACCAACGGCGGCATGCAACACGAGGTGCACACGCTCGAGCGCGCCATCTTCGAGGTCAAGCGGATCATCGTCGGTCAGGACCAGTTGGTCGAGCGGATGCTCGTCGGTCTGCTGGCCAAGGGGCACGTTCTGCTCGAAGGTGTCCCCGGCGTCGCCAAGACGTTGGCGGTCGAAACCTTCGCCAAGGTCGTCGGCGGCACGTTCGCCCGCATCCAGTTCACTCCCGACCTGGTGCCCACCGACATCGTCGGCACCCGGATCTACCGTCAGGGCAAGGAGGAGTTCGACATCGAGCTCGGCCCCTGCGTGGTGAACTTCCTGCTGGCCGACGAGATCAACCGCGCGCCGGCGAAGGTGCAGTCCGCGCTGCTCGAGATCATGGCCGAACGCAAGATCTCCATCGGCGGACAGACGTTCCCGCTACCCAGTCCGTTCCTGGTCATGGCCACGCAGAACCCCATCGAGCAGGAGGGCGTCTATCAGCTGCCCGAGGCGCAGCGCGACCGATTCCTGTTCAAGCTCAACGTCGGCTACCCCTCGCCGGAGGAAGAGCGCGAGATCATCTACCGGATGGGCGTGAAGCCGCCGGAGCCCAAGCAGATCCTCAACACCGGTGACCTGCTGCGGCTGCAGGACACCGCGGCCAACAATTTCGTCCACCACGCGCTGGTCGACTACGTGGTGCGCATCGTCACCGCCACCCGCGAGCCGGAGAAGTTCGGGATGCCCGACGCCAAGGCGTGGATCGCCTACGGCGCCTCGCCGCGTGCGTCGCTGGGCATCATCGCGGCGGCCCGTGCGCTGGCCCTGGTGCGCGGCCGCGACTACGTCATCCCGCAGGACGTCGTCGAGATCATCCCCGACGTGCTGCGACACCGCCTGGTGCTCACCTACGACGCGCTCGCCGACGAGGTGTCCTCGGAGACGGTGATCAACCGGATCATGCAGACCGTGGCACTTCCTCAGGTGAACGCCATTCCGCAGCAAGGTCCGTCCGCTTCGCCCGGGGTTCCCGCCGCCGCGGCGGCGGGCGGGCGCTGA